From Nicotiana tabacum cultivar K326 chromosome 22, ASM71507v2, whole genome shotgun sequence, one genomic window encodes:
- the LOC107785869 gene encoding protein TIFY 4B isoform X1, whose product MPPEETVSKSPLDKPLHLLTDDDISQLTREDCRRYLKEKGMRRPSWNKSQAIQQVISLKALLETTPDSDTSPRRKLHIPRPDTRVQQVQKGTDTDAGFSESAEGTVPYGRKHPKKPDIPGDIAAGSVAVAAGNNLAPSRTTDLGNTPASQLTIFYCGKVNVYDDVPAEKAQAIMHLAATPLCMPSETPLGATLAARHSECRLQASSVKLGPDSGMVLMPTMQTGKMSEVTRLRLEESNTFYEDNSEAVEGHPSRKASVQRYLEKRKDRFKSKRKIGMSSSASSDIYVNHQTGNHTLNELSSRSNTCSPPTIRLSAARAPTGIMTNNIEMNARVSTFLNDKDAKE is encoded by the exons ATGCCGCCGGAAGAAACAGTTTCCAAATCACCTCTGGACAAACCTCTCCACCTGCTTACTGATGACGACATTTCTCAGCTCACTCGCGAAGATTGCCGCCGTTACCTTAAAGAAAAAg GAATGAGAAGGCCATCATGGAATAAATCACAGGCGATTCAGCAGGTGATTTCACTGAAGGCGCTTCTCGAGACGACGCCGGATTCTGACACCAGCCCTCGGAGAAAACTTCACATTCCTCGCCCAGACACTAGAGTACAACAA GTCCAGAAAGGAACGGATACCGATGCAGGATTTTCGGAATCGGCTGAAGGGACGGTGCCATACGGAAGAAAACATCCGAAAAAACCTGATATTCCAGGTGATATAGCTGCCGGTTCAGTTGCCGTTGCCGCCGGCAATAACTTAGCTCCTTCTAG AACCACAGATTTGGGAAACACACCAGCAAGTCAATTGACAATCTTCTATTGTGGCAAGGTGAATGTGTACGATGATGTGCCCGCTGAAAAG GCACAAGCAATCATGCATCTTGCTGCAACTCCACTCTGCATGCCTTCAGAAACTCCACTGGGTGCTACCTTAGCAGCTCGACACTCCGAATGCCGTTTGCAAGCTTCAAGTGTTAAACTGGGTCCAGATTCTGGTATGGTGCTCATGCCAACCATGCAAACAG GGAAAATGAGTGAAGTGACTCGCCTGCGTCTGGAGGAAAGCAATACCTTCTATGAAGACAACTCTG AAGCAGTGGAAGGCCACCCAAGCAGGAAAGCATCAGTACAAAGATATCTTGAGAAGCGGAAAGACAG GTTCAAGAGCAAGAGAAAGATAGGAATGTCTTCGTCTGCTAGCTCGGACATCTATGTGAACCATCAAACTGGAAATCATACCCTTAATGAGCTCTCAAGTAGGAGCAACACTTGTTCCCCTCCCACAATTAGACTATCTGCTGCACGTGCTCCAACTGGTATAATGACTAACAATATCGAAATGAATGCGAGAGTTTCTACTTTTCTCAATGACAAAG ATGCCAAAGAGTGA
- the LOC107785869 gene encoding protein TIFY 4B isoform X2 — protein sequence MPPEETVSKSPLDKPLHLLTDDDISQLTREDCRRYLKEKGMRRPSWNKSQAIQQVISLKALLETTPDSDTSPRRKLHIPRPDTRVQQVQKGTDTDAGFSESAEGTVPYGRKHPKKPDIPGDIAAGSVAVAAGNNLAPSRTTDLGNTPASQLTIFYCGKVNVYDDVPAEKAQAIMHLAATPLCMPSETPLGATLAARHSECRLQASSVKLGPDSGMVLMPTMQTGKMSEVTRLRLEESNTFYEDNSEAVEGHPSRKASVQRYLEKRKDRCQRVKTGWRGTVAV from the exons ATGCCGCCGGAAGAAACAGTTTCCAAATCACCTCTGGACAAACCTCTCCACCTGCTTACTGATGACGACATTTCTCAGCTCACTCGCGAAGATTGCCGCCGTTACCTTAAAGAAAAAg GAATGAGAAGGCCATCATGGAATAAATCACAGGCGATTCAGCAGGTGATTTCACTGAAGGCGCTTCTCGAGACGACGCCGGATTCTGACACCAGCCCTCGGAGAAAACTTCACATTCCTCGCCCAGACACTAGAGTACAACAA GTCCAGAAAGGAACGGATACCGATGCAGGATTTTCGGAATCGGCTGAAGGGACGGTGCCATACGGAAGAAAACATCCGAAAAAACCTGATATTCCAGGTGATATAGCTGCCGGTTCAGTTGCCGTTGCCGCCGGCAATAACTTAGCTCCTTCTAG AACCACAGATTTGGGAAACACACCAGCAAGTCAATTGACAATCTTCTATTGTGGCAAGGTGAATGTGTACGATGATGTGCCCGCTGAAAAG GCACAAGCAATCATGCATCTTGCTGCAACTCCACTCTGCATGCCTTCAGAAACTCCACTGGGTGCTACCTTAGCAGCTCGACACTCCGAATGCCGTTTGCAAGCTTCAAGTGTTAAACTGGGTCCAGATTCTGGTATGGTGCTCATGCCAACCATGCAAACAG GGAAAATGAGTGAAGTGACTCGCCTGCGTCTGGAGGAAAGCAATACCTTCTATGAAGACAACTCTG AAGCAGTGGAAGGCCACCCAAGCAGGAAAGCATCAGTACAAAGATATCTTGAGAAGCGGAAAGACAG ATGCCAAAGAGTGAAAACTGGATGGCGGGGAACAGTAGCTGTCTAA